In the Drosophila takahashii strain IR98-3 E-12201 chromosome 3R, DtakHiC1v2, whole genome shotgun sequence genome, one interval contains:
- the LOC108064750 gene encoding peptidyl-prolyl cis-trans isomerase NIMA-interacting 4, whose amino-acid sequence MPPKKDAKGGKDAGKGGKKPAAEDKSAGKEKKGGNAVKVRHILCEKQGKITEAMEKLKAGQKFPEVAAAYSEDKARSGGDLGWQIRGAMVGPFQDAAFALPISTVNNPVYTDPPVKTKFGYHIIMVEGKK is encoded by the exons ATGCCACCGAAGAAGGACGCCAAGGGCGGCAAGGACGCGGGCAAAGGTGGCAAAAAGCCAGCCGCCGAGGACAAGT CTGCCGGCAAGGAGAAGAAGGGAGGCAATGCCGTAAAGGTGCGCCACATCCTGTGCGAAAAGCAGGGCAAGATCACCGAGGCCATGGAGAAGCTGAAGGCGGGCCAGAAGTTCCCCGAGGTGGCGGCCGCCTACAGCGAGGACAAGGCGCGATCTGGCGGAGATCTCGGCTGGCAGATCCGCGGAGCGATGGTGGGTCCCTTCCAGGACGCCGCCTTCGCGCTGCCCATTTCCACCGTCAACAATCCCGTGTACACAGATCCCCCGGTGAAGACCAAGTTTGGCTACCACATCATCATGGTGGAGGGAAAGAAATGA
- the GlnRS gene encoding probable glutamine--tRNA ligase, translated as MAGEDLIAQFQALGMSEQKAKETLKNANVTKNLQLALAAAGSAASLSDGTGMLIYHMATKLKPQTAEQLPLLVRYIVERKLDNTQRVDAALEYVLKCGQSLKANIDVQALEKECGVGVVVTPEQIERTVQAKIKASYREQLLEQRYHFNSFKILQDVRGELKWADAKSVKAAIDVEIFDLLGPKTEEDLKPPSKASEKPKAAKPKAEAAPTEAASDGATTIAELMKTKVHFHAPGENFKADGYVVTEQTERLLKEHLARTGGKVHTRFPPEPNGILHIGHAKAININFGYAAAHDGVCYLRYDDTNPEKEEEKFFLAIKDMVEWLGYKPYKITHSSDNFQQLYEWAVVLIQKGLAYVCHQKAEELKGFNPNPSPWRERPIEESLRLFEDMKRGKIDEGAATLRMKVTLEEGKQDPVAYRIKFIAHHRTGSDWCIYPTYDYTHCLCDSLEDISHSLCTKEFQSRRSSYYWLCNALNIYCPVQWEYGRLNMNYALVSKRKIAKLITEQIVHDWDDPRLFTLTALRRRGFPAEAINNFCAQMGVTGAQIAVDPAMLEAAVRDVLNVTAPRRLVVLEPLKVTIKNFPHPAPVQLEVPDFPQNPQQGSHKITLDKVIYIEQGDFKLEPEKGYRRLSPKQSVGLRHAGLVISVEEIVKNPTTGEVIELICSSQSAEQAEKPKAFVQWVSQPIQLEVRLYEQLFKHKNPEDPSEVPGGFLSDISEQSIAVAVAFADRALQQAKVYDKFQFERIGFFSVDPDTTRDHLVFNRTVGLKEDAGKK; from the coding sequence ATGGCTGGCGAGGATCTGATTGCCCAATTCCAGGCGCTCGGCATGAGCGAGCAGAAGGCGAAGGAGACCCTGAAGAATGCCAACGTGACCAAGAACCTCCAACTGGCTTTGGCGGCGGCGGGCAGCGCAGCCTCCCTCTCCGACGGCACCGGCATGCTGATCTACCACATGGCCACCAAACTGAAGCCGCAGACGGCGGAGCAACTGCCTCTGCTGGTGCGCTACATCGTGGAGCGCAAGCTGGACAACACGCAGCGCGTGGACGCCGCCCTGGAGTACGTCCTCAAGTGCGGACAGAGCCTAAAAGCGAACATCGATGTCCAGGCGCTGGAGAAGGAGTGCGGCGTGGGTGTGGTGGTCACGCCGGAGCAGATCGAGCGCACGGTGCAGGCCAAGATCAAGGCCAGCTACAGGGAGCAACTGCTGGAGCAGCGCTACCACTTTAACTCCTTCAAAATCCTGCAGGATGTGCGCGGGGAACTAAAATGGGCGGATGCCAAGTCCGTAAAGGCGGCCATCGATGTGGAGATCTTCGATTTGTTGGGCCCGAAGACAGAGGAGGACCTGAAGCCACCCTCCAAGGCGAGTGAGAAGCCCAAGGCAGCGAAACCTAAGGCGGAAGCAGCTCCAACTGAAGCCGCCTCCGATGGAGCCACTACCATTGCCGAACTGATGAAGACCAAGGTGCACTTCCATGCGCCCGGCGAGAACTTCAAGGCCGACGGCTATGTGGTCACCGAGCAAACGGAGCGCCTGCTCAAGGAGCACTTGGCGCGGACTGGAGGCAAGGTGCACACGAGATTCCCGCCCGAACCGAATGGCATCCTGCACATCGGCCATGCCAAGGCCATCAACATCAACTTTGGCTACGCGGCGGCCCACGATGGCGTGTGCTACCTACGCTACGACGACACCAATccggagaaggaggaggaaaagTTCTTTCTGGCCATCAAGGATATGGTGGAATGGCTGGGCTACAAGCCCTACAAGATCACCCACTCCTCGGACAACTTTCAGCAGCTGTACGAATGGGCAGTGGTGCTAATCCAGAAGGGATTGGCCTATGTGTGCCACCAGAAGGCCGAGGAGCTCAAGGGATTCAATCCGAATCCGAGTCCCTGGCGAGAGCGTCCCATTGAGGAGTCGCTGCGTCTGTTCGAGGACATGAAGCGCGGCAAAATCGACGAGGGAGCGGCCACGCTGCGCATGAAGGTCACGCTGGAGGAGGGCAAACAGGATCCGGTGGCGTATCGCATCAAGTTCATTGCCCACCACCGCACGGGCTCCGATTGGTGTATTTATCCCACGTATGATTATACTCACTGCCTTTGCGACTCGCTCGAGGATATTAGTCACTCGCTCTGCACCAAGGAGTTCCAATCGCGGAGGTCCTCGTACTACTGGCTCTGCAACGCTCTGAATATCTACTGCCCGGTGCAGTGGGAGTACGGCCGGCTGAACATGAACTACGCTCTGGTTTCCAAGCGCAAGATTGCCAAACTGATCACCGAGCAGATTGTCCACGACTGGGATGATCCTAGGTTGTTTACTCTGACGGCGCTGCGCAGGAGGGGCTTCCCCGCCGAGGCTATAAATAATTTCTGCGCCCAGATGGGCGTCACAGGGGCACAGATTGCCGTGGATCCAGCCATGCTGGAGGCGGCGGTAAGGGATGTACTCAATGTTACAGCTCCTCGGCGTTTAGTTGTCCTGGAACCGCTGAAAGTAACCATCAAGAACTTCCCTCATCCGGCGCCCGTGCAGCTGGAAGTTCCCGACTTCCCGCAGAATCCACAACAAGGCTCCCACAAGATCACCCTAGACAAGGTGATCTACATCGAGCAGGGCGACTTTAAGCTGGAGCCGGAGAAGGGTTACCGACGGCTGTCTCCCAAGCAATCAGTGGGTCTTCGCCATGCAGGACTCGTTATCAGCGTGGAGGAGATTGTCAAGAATCCGACGACGGGGGAAGTAATCGAACTCATTTGCAGCAGCCAATCCGCCGAGCAGGCCGAGAAGCCCAAGGCCTTTGTCCAGTGGGTCTCGCAACCGATTCAACTGGAGGTGCGCCTCTACGAGCAGCTCTTCAAGCACAAGAATCCCGAGGATCCCAGCGAGGTGCCCGGCGGCTTCCTCAGCGACATCAGCGAGCAGTCCATCGCGGTGGCGGTGGCCTTTGCCGATCGGGCGCTCCAGCAGGCCAAGGTCTACGATAAGTTCCAGTTCGAGCGGATTGGCTTCTTCTCCGTGGATCCAGATACCACCAGGGATCACCTAGTGTTCAATCGCACCGTGGGTTTGAAGGAGGATGCGGGAAAGAAGTGA
- the RIOK2 gene encoding uncharacterized protein RIOK2 yields MGKLNVTVLRYLTKEDFRVLTAIEMGMKNHELVPGPLAAAIANLKTGGVHKLLKELCKHKLLAYERGKKYDGYRLTNTGYDYLALKSLTLRGSVSSFGNQIGIGKESNIYVVADEEGTAICLKLHRLGRTCFRNVKAKRDYHGRRHKASWLYLSRISATREFAYMSALYDRGFPVPKPIDFNRHCVLMDLVKGWPMTQVQELLDAPQVYDDLMNLIVRLGNSGVIHGDFNEFNLMVTDDGKPILIDFPQMMSTSHENAEFFFDRDVNCVREMFRRKFGYESEDYPKFSDLVREDELDAEVRCTGFGFTKEMEQDLLEEYGMIEQADEDSEEENVDEEEEPPTLVTSAAVEIDEYRRQVENEVTYSEAKPTQKTDDAVRRYIESCTQYLGNLNVGPEVPDQTLPKKVEISLPVEAPKVIPVEVETPVVETATEDARSISSNDLDTDEVPELAGLDPNSRMYRLKMVEQMLNDARSQRSYSTTTSTIAPSVITDRIRKNMDVKEKREQRKKCVAKGEASAVHRHRKENKDVVKEYAGWDF; encoded by the exons ATGGGTAAACTAAACGTGACAGTGCTGCGCTACCTCACCAAGGAGGACTTCCGCGTCCTCACCGCCATCGAGATGGGCATGAAGAACCACGAGCTGGTCCCCGGACCCCTGGCCGCTGCCATTGCGAATCTGAAGACGGGTGGTGTCCACAAGCTGCTCAAGGAGCTGTGCAAGCACAAGTTGCTGGCCTACGAGCGCGGAAAGAAGT ATGATGGCTACCGCTTGACCAACACGGGCTACGATTACCTGGCTCTGAAATCGCTCACCTTGCGCGGATCGGTCAGTTCCTTTGGCAACCAAATTGGCATTGGCAAGGAGTCCAACATCTATGTGGTGGCCGACGAGGAGGGCACTGCCATCTGCCTGAAACTCCACCGATTGGGACGCACTTGCTTCAGGAACGTAAAGGCCAAGAGAGATTACCATGGTCGCCGGCACAAGGCCTCCTGGTTGTATCTATCCCGCATCTCGGCCACCCGCGAGTTCGCCTACATGTCGGCGCTCTATGATCGCGGATTTCCGGTGCCCAAACCCATCGATTTCAATCGTCACTGCGTTCTAATGGATCTCGTCAAAGGATGGCCCAT GACCCAAGTTCAAGAGCTGCTGGATGCTCCACAGGTGTACGATGACCTCATGAACCTAATTGTCCGTTTGGGAAATTCTGGCGTTATTCATGGCGATTTTAATGAGTTCAATTTAATGGTTACCGATGATGGCAAGCCCATACTGATTGATTTCCCTCAGATGATGTCCACCTCGCATGAGAATGCGGAATT ctTCTTTGATCGCGATGTTAACTGCGTGCGCGAAATGTTCCGTCGCAAATTTGGCTACGAAAGCGAAGACTACCCCAAGTTCAGCGATCTGGTGCGCGAGGATGAACTGGATGCTGAAGTACGTTGTACGGGCTTTGGCTTTACGAAGGAAATGGAGCAGGATCTTCTCGAGGAATACGGAATGATAGAGCAGGCAGATGAGGATAGTGAGGAAGAGAATGttgacgaggaggaggagcctcCCACTCTTGTTACTTCGGCTGCCGTAGAGATTGACGAGTATCGACGTCAGGTGGAGAACGAGGTGACTTACAGCGAGGCCAAGCCAACTCAGAAGACAGATGACGCAGTGCGTCGCTACATTGAATCGTGTACGCAATATCTGGGCAATCTGAACGTGGGTCCAGAGGTTCCCGATCAAACGCTGCCCAAGAAAGTAGAAATTTCTCTACCCGTAGAAGCTCCAAAAGTCATCCCAGTCGAAGTGGAAACCCCAGTTGTAGAAACTGCAACGGAAGATGCTAGGTCCATTAGCTCAAACGACTTGGATACGGATGAAGTGCCCGAGTTAGCTGGCCTCGATCCCAACTCTCGCATGTATCGCCTTAAAATGGTCGAGCAAATGCTGAATGATGCGAGAAGTCAGCGGTCCTACTCGACCACAACCAGTACAATAGCTCCCTCGGTGATCACCGACCGGATACGCAAGAACATGGACGTTAAGGAGAAGCGGGAGCAGCGAAAGAAGTGCGTTGCAAAGGGTGAAGCCAGTGCTGTCCATCGCCACCGCAAGGAGAACAAGGATGTGGTAAAAGAATACGCCGGCTGGGATTTCTAG